The sequence below is a genomic window from Macadamia integrifolia cultivar HAES 741 chromosome 1, SCU_Mint_v3, whole genome shotgun sequence.
aaaatgattttttgggtTGGGACACAAGAATTTTGGATCTGAAgattttctccaaaaaaattgaaaaaataaaaaataaaaaaaatccagagaCTCAGAAACATCACAGGATCAAAGACAACACCTATACATAATAAGATTTATGGGATACAAATATCTgatctgctctctctctctctctctctgtctctctctctctcagcatCTCCAGCAACAGAAACATCCTTTAATTTGGTGCTCCTCCTCTTCCTGTTGAACCATAGATGACACCACCTTTACAGGACGAGCAACTGATCCATGATCTGCCACTACCTCAGTTTTCTTAATTGTTCCAACCATAGCATATTTGTTCATAAACTTATTTTCCCAATCCTGTAAGTTCTCAAGTTCTAATGAGCTAAGACCTGAGATATCACCAGTGAAGTTTTTCTCCTCAAAAGACAGTGTTGCCAAAGCTCTACTAGCATCCTTACCACCGAACAAAGCATAAGGTCCACTCGGTCCATAAAACTTCCTGCTTTGTGATACATCATAGATCTGTCCTTTGATTGCAATCAACAATGGCTTCTTCGGGTTCGATCCATCGTAGGCCTTCAGCTCCTCTACTGTAATCTCTCCAAGCTCAGTAGGAGGTGACAATGGCTCCATCTGTTCTTGGGTTATCACTTGAGACCTTGGAAATATGTGGAAATGTTCTTGAGAGCCATTTAAGGGGacttaataatttatttaaatgaGACACtacagaagaagagaaaaggaaataaagaggtTTCAGGTAGGTTTCCAATATTGCTTTGTTTGGTTTATTGGAATCAGTTCAGAAACCAGAATGGAGTGGCCGGTTGTACTGGTTTGAACTAGAACCTTGCCAACCACCTAAAAATAGTGCCTTATTTTACCATTAAATTCGCAGTTTTCATGTGAAAACAGTTGAACCAGGAAAATGAAATTGGAATCCGTTTTGATTCAATGTGGACAGGTTTAGGGAGCTATAATAGTAAGGTCAGGCTCtggtctaattttttttttttaaatcacgtTTGTCTAGGGCTATTTGTTATTTGGGGAGAAAGAATGCAAGACGAGCTGGCTAATGAGAGCACAGATGGGAATATCTTTAACGCTCATAGGGGCAATACGGTTATTGTGAGCCTGTTGTATCTAGATGTTTTCTGCACTAGATAGGTAGAATTCTTTTTCCCTTGCTATTTTTAGCTTATACCTATAATCCCTTTCATATTGAAGTTCTGCCTTGCCCCAATCCTTATCTTTTGGCTCATCCATTGCACTATAACTTATGTAGTTGTATCCCCCCACCTCACCTTATTCTAAAAGAAGGTTTAGAATTTAGTAAATTGGGTTATAAATTCCACCAGCTGGTTTACCAGAGAGATTAAGGGGGAAGACTTAAGATCTTCTGCACATAAGTGTGCATGGGTTCGAACCCCATAGCCAGCAAAGTATTCCTTGCTTTGGTAAGATTTGCTttgtactactttttttttttcttttgctttgcttTATCTAAGGTGGTGCCGTGGTGTGATGTCTCTTATTTTCTCACTAATTTGATCTGTATCCTTTCATTTTGCtccttttatataattttttaattaaaaaaaaaaaaaaaattgcaaaaaaattTACGATTAATTGTTAGTACATCAGAAACTTAGAATGGATTTTAAACCAAGTTTAGTCCATAAGCTTTATAACAATACAAAGTGAGTAATTTTCAAATAACTATCCTGATTGAATATTAAAAGTAGTTGTTGATTCAACTAtacaaatatattataattacataCTAGAGAATAATATATGGGGAGAAGAACGCATCCTTGGTGCAGTGGGCAATTAATTATTCACACATGGACATAAAAAAAAGGTGGATATTTTTAGGTTTTATAGGGGTGGGGGCATCATTGTCCACGGATGGGGCTCCTCTATTGCGCAATAGAGGCGGCGGCTCAGATCTGATGCTTTGGAGCACCTCAAGGCCTGAGTTTATGTGTTGGGTTTCGTGCCGAGGTGTTCGAAGGCATCGGATCTGAGCCGCCACCTCTATTGCGCAGTAGAGGAACTGAATCCCTATTTCACCTCCCCCACCCCACACAGCTAGAAAGAGttcattttttcataaaatatataAGAAGATCATCAAACAAATTGTAGGATCATCTTAGCTGAGATCATCCTACAATCTAATGGTCAACCACCCATacctaaccctttttttttaacccgAATATTATTTGGGACCGGAGAAGCCCTATGGGGAGTGTGGACTTCAAAGTAAGGAATTTTCTTTGATGGTTCTTAATTATCATAATTTCATGACTGATATTAGAATTAAAATGATCAATACATCATCCCTACCTAATGCATGCAAGTTCAAGATCTTGAAAATCGGTCTTGGGATTGAATAGGACTGATACCAATCTGATTTCAATTTGGATCGGCTGATACCTGTCTATATCGAACAATATTATCCCTAATTATCATTAAAAAATTGGTTTATTCTTTTACCTTATAACACTTCATCCTTATCAATCTAGTTAGTGATATGATATCTATCAAGAATCAGGATTGAacatgtcaataccaatccaatccaatccaatcaatTCAGGCCAATCCAATGCGGTCTGATTCTTCAAACCATATAAAGGGATAGTCTAAATTAGCTACATCATCCCTTGAAATAGCTCCAATGCTTAAAAATTTATATAGTGTTCGCAATTTTCTGCAATTTCCCATCTATATATCTTGTTTCTAGAGGATCCCACGTAATACATTGACTTTGCCATGCAATAATCAGcttcatcaaaatatttttatgcATGTAAATTATTGTATTGTTTTGGATGGTGAAGAAGTCTCCAAAAGAactaaaaattaatgaaatgataaaaatttCATCAACCTCTTAGGTGGAACGGTCTTGATATATAGTAGGTCTTGATGCTGTAGTTGGTAGATacataatataatattttttgctaaaagtcaaCAAagttaaatcataaaaatttgaaagcgatataattttaaaaaatactcATTAGATCTACTCTACCTTTGGCATGGTCATTAGCAAAGAAAgcaatccaataaaaaaaattacataaatcgaAATCTGGGTCTTTGTTGGAAGTCACAGCTTAAATCATAGTTAACAAATTGAGGACCTACATTCCAAATTCTTGAACTTCTGGTTGTCACCGCTTGCTTTGCTAATTTATCTGTCACGGAGTTAACCTCTATGTGAGAATGAGAGATATCCCATAATGTAAAATATTATGCGTAATTTGACTGTTAATTTGCAGCAGTTTACATGAACATTTCATTATGTTGTAGGCCTAGACCATGGCAATGACCGAATGCGATATAGTGAAATAGTCATATATTACGTAGGGGATTATTTTATAGTGTACGAAATCAGTTGTCAATTGTTGGATATTTTGACATTTGATGTGTGTTTATCAAAccaatttaattaaattaagtC
It includes:
- the LOC122073876 gene encoding membrane steroid-binding protein 2-like; amino-acid sequence: MEPLSPPTELGEITVEELKAYDGSNPKKPLLIAIKGQIYDVSQSRKFYGPSGPYALFGGKDASRALATLSFEEKNFTGDISGLSSLELENLQDWENKFMNKYAMVGTIKKTEVVADHGSVARPVKVVSSMVQQEEEEHQIKGCFCCWRC